The Osmia bicornis bicornis chromosome 12, iOsmBic2.1, whole genome shotgun sequence genome contains the following window.
ttaataaagaagagGAACATAATGATTATAAAAAGAGACAAGAACGGGAAATGAAACGTATCAGATACGAGGTTATGAAATTTGGTATGTCCGGTTTtgaaaaagtaaaagcagaagAAACAAAAGTTGCACTTGCTTTAAGTTTAGGTGCAAAAGCTCCTAAGAAAAAAGgtattaattataaagaattaaaagaGCAAAGGAAGAACACAGAAAAGAAGGTAACACGCGTATCGGGACTCGAGAAGAGTCTGATAACACACAGAACCAAGAAGATTCGTAAGAAAAATTCAAACGATATATTAGAAATTTATGGGAAAGTGAACAAgaaagtgaataaaaataggaaataaaattccaactataaacatttaaaatatttttatttattttgtttagtTCTTACTACATTTGCTCATTGTATTCAACAACATGTTCCATGTATTGTATAACTAacaagtaataaaataatatttttcatgtaTTTATGAATTCATTCAGGCCAGCCTTGAGCTTTAGTAATAGGATacatatttttgtttatacacatttaaaatagatatttatataaCATTCACGATGCCGTAATGGAATGGTTTGGCATTTAAAGAATAACTTTATGTATTCAGTCGAGGTCAATCAAAGGCTGCAGCTGTTGGCGCTACCTCGAGTAACATTTGGAGAAAGGCGTTTATTCCTTCTGAAAATGGAAAGAGTAACTTTATCTACCTGTACTTAATAccgaaaaatgttaaattataGAAGCAATATTTACCCATAAATTTGGGCACGTATCCATATTTAACAAAGGGGAGGTAGACAAACATGCCCGCAAATATGAATCCAGTTGCGTATAAGTATTCGATCTGAGGTTTCTCGATGATTGGCGCTACAATCAGGTACGCAGAGATTCCAAGTACAAGCACAGGTATTATCAGCGGACATTTGTACGGTCGAGGATGATTCGGTCTGGTCCTTCGCATCACCAATAGAGCTAGCATTGCTCCACCATAGAAGATCCAAGcggtaaatgaaaaaaaatcgATCAAAGAATCTATGTTTCCGGATAGTACCATTGCTCCTAAGAGGTATTTCATAAAGTAATTAGTAAATATACACGTATTTATTAATCGTTAATATGTAGATACCGAAGAATAAAATGGGAATACAAAAGGTACCTGCAACAAGCGAGTGAAAAATAAGTCCTGGAGCAGGAGTAAAGCGTCGCACGTGTACATAGCTGAGACAATCGAGTAAATGGCCTTCTCGAGATGCGGCGAAACATAGTCTACCTGCTGCAAAGAGAGTACCATTCGCAGAACCAAAAGTGCTGATCGCAACTGAGAGTGGCATAAGCCATGCCATCACGCCAAGAATCCGATTTCCAAAAGTCTGTGAAACGTTAAAGagacaattattaattaaatttaaaagttaaaacGAATAGACAAAGTAGATGAAATGACAAGATGCCTTACCACCGCGACAGCCTCGCTTTCGATCATCTCCGAAGGGGACATCACAGCTAGGTACGATAGGTTTATTAACGCGTAACACAGCGTAACAAGTGGTATACCAATCATAATCGAACGTGGTAAATTCTTCGAAGGATCTTTGATCTCTTCGGTGACGTAATTAAGATTGTTCCATCCGTCGTAGGCCCATAGACCAGTGTAAAAAGCTGTAGCTAATCTACCAATGTTAACGGTGCTTCCGTCCATTGTTTCGAAGGCTCCTTTCAGATGCTGCGTGTTACCCTGTATCAACTTGTACGAGCCACCGGCTATCACAACCAGTATGGCGATCAGTTTAGCTGCTGTAAACGCGTTTTGTACACCCGTCGCCAGATTAACGCTGTAACAGTTCACCAGTAATATAAGTACGATGGCGAGGAGCGCAACGAGTTTAACGACTTCCTCGGGTGGATCGCAGTCAGCCGCGAAGGCTTCGACCGCGTACTGAGCGAACGAGAGACATATGATCGCCATCTGAGACGGTTTCAAGACCAACGTCGAGACCCATGAGAAGAGGAATGCAGGCGCTGCGCCGAACGCATCCATGAAGTAAGCGTACTCGGCGCCGCTGCTTGTGTTCATTGTACCCAGCTCAGCGTATGCTAACGCACCACACAGACTCAACATGCCGCAGGCCGTCCATACCAGGAAGCTGACTCCGATACTGCCAGTCCGAACCAAAAGCCCTGACGGCGAAACGAATATCCCAGAACCTATCGTTTACATAGAGAATTAATTAGAGACATATAGAGCTATTTCACAAGTCTTTGCGTATTTATCTTGCGAAAGTAAATGATCTGATTATAGATTTTGGGGATCGTTACCTATCATGGTACCAACGATTAGAGCcaccccactgacgagtcccACCCGTCTCTTGAGGTGAACAGAGTTGTTCTCCTCTGGGTCCGTCCCCTCCACCCCTCCACCCCCTCCACCCCCATCTTCATCATCTCCCAGCTCCCCAGATTTAACTTCTTTCTGTTTCCGTTCGTGTagctgttgttgctgttgaCCATGTTGAAACGACGATATAACTGGATGGTTCCAACCGTTGCTGTTATCGTTGCCTCTGACGGATCGTTGAACCAACGTCGACTCAGGGATTCCGATCCATCCACCGCCTTGCATCTGTTGCTGCAACTGATTGTTGCCGTTGCTCGTCTGTGGATCATGTCCCACGGTAGCTGAAACAAAACGTTTTTATCATCGTTAATAGATTTTTCTAATGGTTCGACGAGAAACGTGTTCAAAGCGCAGCATCGCGATACCTTCGTACATAATTGTTCAAAGTTTCGCAAATAAAtgatgtatttatttaatattcaataaaaatcTAATACAAGTATcaaaatgtattttaatatcttcatTTCAACTAATAAGAGAGATGCCAAGATACTTGGAGAGGATGCTCGTGAATCTAAAAAGCGTGAAATCCTTCAATTTGTATTTATGCCGGCATATGACGTTTGTTATTCTTGTTATTAACGTCGCGACGATGTTGCTGCTACCGTAATAGTTCGCGTGGACGTATGCCAAAAGATTTCTCGTGACCTGTAAGATTGTTGTTCCTTCCTTGATAATAGACGGTGGTAGTCTGAATCTGAACACGTGCTTTTCTAAATCAATGACGAATAGATATCGTTCGTGCAACCAAAACAAACTCCGTTACAGAGTTTGTTAATCATTTACGAGGTTGATAATTAAGGTAGATTGTTGGAAGTTTATAGCGCGTGTGCCTACCGCAAGAATCGATATTATCAATAGTTAGCTCGATAACGGATACCGAAAGCAGTAAACCTTTATGGAACGCTGCGATGAATAATCGTCTAAAGCGCAACACGAGTATAAttgttctctttttctttttaaacgaATTCAACACCCAGCCGATCGTGTCTCGTGCTCTACGCAAAGCGTGTGTCACTTCTTCTTCAAGGTGACCTTTCGATAAAGGACTATCGATTCTCTCGTCGTACCACCATGGTTTTATCTTTCCACGATATTTAAATACtgtacttttttaaatatcgttCGATTTATCCCATAAAATTGAGCCTCGTTAAATATAATACATGCTCCTATAGTTTGTGCTTGAAAACGAACTCATTccgcaaaaataaatttagaaattcatCTGAGCCGATGACGAGGGTGTGTGACTGAATGAAACTATATTCCGTTAATAAGCATTTATTTCGCAAGGAAGCATAAATTTTCACGCGACCAGCACCAACTAACGCACTCGACAGAATATCGTCCGTTGTGCTGCTTGCTATTTTAAAGAGGGTGGCAGGCAGGTCCACAAGAAACTTTTCGATTTTCCccaataaatgaaaataccTTCTGAGGGTCCTTGGACACGACTTCGCTGACGAAAATCAGCCGACCCCTCCCACACTTCCAAGACCCACTAAATTAAACGTCCAAGAATTTAATTACAGAAGCATCGTTTGCATTTTCTTTCATCGAAAAGAAAGGCTGAACGATTCTGCAAATGAGACGTCCGCAAAAATTGCTGACCTGTTTTGTCGCTACGCAAACGCCAGTGTCCTTTAGCCATGTATTTATTCTACTTTGTACCGATTACGTTACATTTGTGAGAAAAAACGTATTAAAATAACAGTTCGGATTAATAATAGTTCAGATTTGAAGCTAGAGTTTTTGGCTTAGGTTGTTCATGCGATGTGTGTTGCAATACTGAAGAGAActttaatggcttgaccacgTACGTGTACAATGCGTCGTAAaactattttttaaaacattacaTAAAGGATCAAATCGGGAAAACTGTTATCTTTTGCAAACAGCTTTGCagagtaattattttaacggTGCAATTGTTAACACGAAATAAGAACGTTACGTAAATAATTAAGACTGATAAAGAAGCATTATGCTCGTCGAGTGACAAACTGACAATGAgaattaaattgcaaaatcCGTCGAACTGGTAATGCGATATGTTAACACGGATGTTCGTGGTGTTTAGTAGCCAGCAGCGTCTCTCAGTGGTCATTTTATTGCCTGGCATGAAATCACTGCACGTTTATGATCCTTTTACTTTATTACTCGTCGTTTGTTACAGTTAATTTCATCTAAATTCTGGTGAAAAACCGTGGAACGGATAAAATCTAGATTGTCGCAATGGTGCGCCACGTATGAAACTCATTTAATGAATTACTCGTCGCTTCTAATCGTTAACACGTTCAatgttaaaatgaaattaatgacGTGTAAGCACGACACGTTATCAAGgataaaagaatttaattcttcaattaacactttgacggcTGGTGTCACGCATTCGTGACCGAAATGCGTCCGATTGTTCGAAGACTGCGATATAATTGAACATTGTTGTCGCTAATTACCTTTCGCAGTTAACGTGACGTAAATAATCATGAGAGAAGATGAATAGCGAAACGAGAAAGATTGAAACTTTCATAATCGTCAATTCAAACGCCATCAATAAAAACCGTTTCTAAGCCGTGTTAATGCCTATTGTACTAAAGTGTCGTAATGATCCAATTGCGTTTAATTGATCGTTCACGCGAAAGAAACCGATCTCCGTGCAAGGTCTTGGTTGAAAGAAGATTGGATTCACGATAGAAGGCTGTAAAATTTACCCTCCAATTTCTTCGTCCGTAGGAACGATGTTGGAAATTTACGTTTtccataatttttcaattcgcGCGTCAAATAGATTCGATACGATATCGATTGGATAGCACGTAATTCAAACGGAGGAGAAAACAAACGTGTTTTCGCATCGAGTTCTATGTAGTCAACGACTTCTAGTTTACTCTGATAGGTTCCACGAACTATACATCTAAACTTTGAACCTCTTTGTCGACGCGTAAACTCCTAATCGATTCATCGAGTTGAAAATTGCGCGAACAGGCTGAAACATTGTGGCGCGCCCCTACAATGATCAACACTTTGAGTAatggattttatttttactcgTCAGTTATTCGGTAAATTGATGCTGAttgattgaataatttattcaagATTTCGACCTTCTTCTCCAATCCTTATTATCGTCACGTTTTCGTTTAAATCCACTTCAGGAAttcctttttcaaatatttgagATTCAAAATGCAAACGTACGACAGCTAAAGTGGCAAAGCTTTTTATAACTTCATTATTGCTGCGTAAATACCGACGGAATAgaacatttaatttctttcccACGTCAAATAGTAAAATTGTCAGAGTAAAGCTGTTGATTTATAGCCACATGACATTGGTCAACGGTTTTCATTTCACTCTATCGATCATAATGTTTCTCATTGCCATCTTATGACCCGTTGTTAAAGAACAGTTTATAAATGATTAAACGAAAagtttagaaaaattgaagaatgTTTTCtagatttttttaattattcaacgaTTAGTAATGATTAACTCATTAATAAGATAGTAGATCTATGTATAGTAGCAAGTGCGGTTCAGACTCAAGCATTTACGATAAAAGCAACGTTGTTTGAAACACGTATAAGCCGGATAGCAAGAGAATAGCACGAAGAAGAACATAACTGTGCATTAGTTTGCGTGTAAAGAATAATTGGCTTAAACGGAACACGTCGCGTCGTTGAGTACTTGTCGTCGTCTCTTTATCGAGTAGGTTCGTTGTAAAGTCGTTCGTCTATTTGTGTCCACTTCGAACGGCACATGTCTATTATgaaatgttataaataaaatctcGAAATGATGCGCTGGAAGATTGAGATCGAAACGCTATCAATCGTctatttgtatttattgaaaaaaaaaaaaaaaaaaattatatagaaAAATTGGATTTTATAGAGGATGCAATTTGCAGCAAGTACGTAACACTTGTGTATATTTGCGGCCGCTGACGTAGTACTACGTCTTT
Protein-coding sequences here:
- the LOC114873210 gene encoding uncharacterized protein C1orf131-like — encoded protein: MEDFIPTRVSKLNKDAVNAFMSVNYEKPKRKRKDNVTENQHGNEVQSSRFSIKINKEEEHNDYKKRQEREMKRIRYEVMKFGMSGFEKVKAEETKVALALSLGAKAPKKKGINYKELKEQRKNTEKKVTRVSGLEKSLITHRTKKIRKKNSNDILEIYGKVNKKVNKNRK
- the LOC114873209 gene encoding b(0,+)-type amino acid transporter 1-like isoform X2, which codes for MHVAPFKRATVGHDPQTSNGNNQLQQQMQGGGWIGIPESTLVQRSVRGNDNSNGWNHPVISSFQHGQQQQQLHERKQKEVKSGELGDDEDGGGGGGGVEGTDPEENNSVHLKRRVGLVSGVALIVGTMIGSGIFVSPSGLLVRTGSIGVSFLVWTACGMLSLCGALAYAELGTMNTSSGAEYAYFMDAFGAAPAFLFSWVSTLVLKPSQMAIICLSFAQYAVEAFAADCDPPEEVVKLVALLAIVLILLVNCYSVNLATGVQNAFTAAKLIAILVVIAGGSYKLIQGNTQHLKGAFETMDGSTVNIGRLATAFYTGLWAYDGWNNLNYVTEEIKDPSKNLPRSIMIGIPLVTLCYALINLSYLAVMSPSEMIESEAVAVTFGNRILGVMAWLMPLSVAISTFGSANGTLFAAGRLCFAASREGHLLDCLSYVHVRRFTPAPGLIFHSLVAGAMVLSGNIDSLIDFFSFTAWIFYGGAMLALLVMRRTRPNHPRPYKCPLIIPVLVLGISAYLIVAPIIEKPQIEYLYATGFIFAGMFVYLPFVKYGYVPKFMEGINAFLQMLLEVAPTAAAFD
- the LOC114873209 gene encoding b(0,+)-type amino acid transporter 1-like isoform X3 — its product is MQGGGWIGIPESTLVQRSVRGNDNSNGWNHPVISSFQHGQQQQQLHERKQKEVKSGELGDDEDGGGGGGGVEGTDPEENNSVHLKRRVGLVSGVALIVGTMIGSGIFVSPSGLLVRTGSIGVSFLVWTACGMLSLCGALAYAELGTMNTSSGAEYAYFMDAFGAAPAFLFSWVSTLVLKPSQMAIICLSFAQYAVEAFAADCDPPEEVVKLVALLAIVLILLVNCYSVNLATGVQNAFTAAKLIAILVVIAGGSYKLIQGNTQHLKGAFETMDGSTVNIGRLATAFYTGLWAYDGWNNLNYVTEEIKDPSKNLPRSIMIGIPLVTLCYALINLSYLAVMSPSEMIESEAVAVTFGNRILGVMAWLMPLSVAISTFGSANGTLFAAGRLCFAASREGHLLDCLSYVHVRRFTPAPGLIFHSLVAGAMVLSGNIDSLIDFFSFTAWIFYGGAMLALLVMRRTRPNHPRPYKCPLIIPVLVLGISAYLIVAPIIEKPQIEYLYATGFIFAGMFVYLPFVKYGYVPKFMEGINAFLQMLLEVAPTAAAFD
- the LOC114873209 gene encoding b(0,+)-type amino acid transporter 1-like isoform X1, whose protein sequence is MAKGHWRLRSDKTATVGHDPQTSNGNNQLQQQMQGGGWIGIPESTLVQRSVRGNDNSNGWNHPVISSFQHGQQQQQLHERKQKEVKSGELGDDEDGGGGGGGVEGTDPEENNSVHLKRRVGLVSGVALIVGTMIGSGIFVSPSGLLVRTGSIGVSFLVWTACGMLSLCGALAYAELGTMNTSSGAEYAYFMDAFGAAPAFLFSWVSTLVLKPSQMAIICLSFAQYAVEAFAADCDPPEEVVKLVALLAIVLILLVNCYSVNLATGVQNAFTAAKLIAILVVIAGGSYKLIQGNTQHLKGAFETMDGSTVNIGRLATAFYTGLWAYDGWNNLNYVTEEIKDPSKNLPRSIMIGIPLVTLCYALINLSYLAVMSPSEMIESEAVAVTFGNRILGVMAWLMPLSVAISTFGSANGTLFAAGRLCFAASREGHLLDCLSYVHVRRFTPAPGLIFHSLVAGAMVLSGNIDSLIDFFSFTAWIFYGGAMLALLVMRRTRPNHPRPYKCPLIIPVLVLGISAYLIVAPIIEKPQIEYLYATGFIFAGMFVYLPFVKYGYVPKFMEGINAFLQMLLEVAPTAAAFD
- the LOC114873209 gene encoding b(0,+)-type amino acid transporter 1-like isoform X4 gives rise to the protein MAKGHWRLRSDKTATVGHDPQTSNGNNQLQQQMQGGGWIGIPESTLVQRSVRGNDNSNGWNHPVISSFQHGQQQQQLHERKQKEVKSGELGDDEDGGGGGGGVEGTDPEENNSVHLKRRVGLVSGVALIVGTMIGSGIFVSPSGLLVRTGSIGVSFLVWTACGMLSLCGALAYAELGTMNTSSGAEYAYFMDAFGAAPAFLFSWVSTLVLKPSQMAIICLSFAQYAVEAFAADCDPPEEVVKLVALLAIVLILLVNCYSVNLATGVQNAFTAAKLIAILVVIAGGSYKLIQGNTQHLKGAFETMDGSTVNIGRLATAFYTGLWAYDGWNNLNYVTEEIKDPSKNLPRSIMIGIPLVTLCYALINLSYLAVMSPSEMIESEAVAVTFGNRILGVMAWLMPLSVAISTFGSANGTLFAAGRLCFAASREGHLLDCLSYVHVRRFTPAPGLIFHSLVADLLWWSNASSIGDAKDQTESSSTVQMSADNTCACTWNLCVPDCSANHRETSDRILIRNWIHICGHVCLPPLC